In a single window of the Esox lucius isolate fEsoLuc1 chromosome 22, fEsoLuc1.pri, whole genome shotgun sequence genome:
- the LOC105023751 gene encoding LOW QUALITY PROTEIN: nuclear receptor subfamily 0 group B member 1-like (The sequence of the model RefSeq protein was modified relative to this genomic sequence to represent the inferred CDS: inserted 4 bases in 2 codons; deleted 1 base in 1 codon) produces MACFDSCQCLGESGKRSILFSILKNDXNSRITIRATLTALQHQACFCETKKVVLRSPQITCEATSAVLLKTXRFVKNVPCFRELPAEDQLQLVLSNWTPMLVLGMAQDLIDFETMEAPEPSMPQKILTSSRQGKYHIAHDQSVQGVPLTDVQLIKMFLNKCWEMDISNKEYAYLKGAILFNPDIAELQCQNYIQALQREAHQALNEYVKMVHRGDAIRFNKLSVLRSINSKVVAGLFFKPVIGSVSMEDLLLQMFYR; encoded by the exons TTTTGACAGCTGTCAGTGCCTTGGCGAAAGTGGGAAGAGAAGCATCCTTTTCAGCATTTTGAAAAACGA AAATAGCCGAATCACCATTCGCGCCACATTGACCGCACTGCAACATCAAGCTTGTTTCTGTGAAACTAAGAAAGTGGTTCTCCGTTCTCCCCAAATAACCTGTGAGGCAACGTCGGCTGTGCTTTTAAAAAC GCGGTTTGTTAAAAATGTACCTTGTTTTCGGGAGCTTCCAGCAGAGGACCAGTTACAACTTGTCCTCAGCAACTGGACACCGATGCTTGTTTTGGGTATGGCACAGGACTTGATCGACTTCGAG ACCATGGAGGCGCCAGAACCCAGCATGCCACAGAAGATACTGACCAGCAGTAGACAAGGAAAATACCATATCGCCCACGATCAAAGCGTCCAAGGCGTTCCTCTGACTGATGTCCAactgataaaaatgtttttgaataaatgttggGAAATGGATATAAGCAACAAAGAATACGCATATTTAAAGGGAGCCATTCTCTTTAATCCTg ACATTGCAGAGCTGCAGTGTCAAAATTACATTCAGGCACTGCAGAGAGAAGCCCATCAAGCACTTAATGAATATGTCAAAATGGTTCACCGAGGAGATGCGATAAGGTTCAACAAACTATCGGTGCTACGGTCCATCAATTCAAAAGTCGTTGCTGGTCTTTTCTTTAAACCTGTCATCGGCAGCGTCAGCATGGAGGACCTTCTACTCcagatgttttacagatga